The genome window TGGCAGAAAATCAATCGCAATCACTTTACCTGATATGGAAAAATTACAATTCAAAATTAGCATTAATGCACCTGTAGCCAGGGTTTATGATATTATGCTTGGCATCAGCAGTAAATCAACTTATGAGCAATGGACTTATTTGTTTAACCCGACATCAACCTATGAAGGAAGTTGGAGCAAGGGAAGTAAAATTCTGTTTATTGGAATTGATGAGAATGGTGAGAAGGGTGGCATGGTTTCCAGGATAGCTGAAATCATTCCTAATCGGTTTGTTTCAATCCAGCATTATGGAC of Bacteroidales bacterium contains these proteins:
- a CDS encoding SRPBCC domain-containing protein, producing MEKLQFKISINAPVARVYDIMLGISSKSTYEQWTYLFNPTSTYEGSWSKGSKILFIGIDENGEKGGMVSRIAEIIPNRFVSIQHYGLFKSDKEITEGPEVEKWANGFENYSFEETSGPDIYQGTTLTVDLDTNEDFLDYMNESYPNALAKLKELCEK